A stretch of Gadus macrocephalus chromosome 17, ASM3116895v1 DNA encodes these proteins:
- the LOC132445502 gene encoding uncharacterized protein LOC132445502 isoform X6, with protein sequence MSFMQIQLLQQETLIINETHPIIQCIISNNHNKLKLLLKEHDINGLYPCKELNDEVSPLIAAVAFQKEGIFSVLLHEAADPNTCSRNCWKPLHFASLGKVQISFVHKLLAAKAEPNDDMNNQLKMTTLQAAVHHDRGDVAEALIGAGAVVSTFPIKSPDCDTFNDKLSNMIHRLASNSVQICSEIKYFVDLDIAVRRKSPEEVFQLFDHVMLLKHPQTHISVIDVVLSVTGLGKAEYQSKAIQWLRDNNKINQYIEEAVKHFPNLLKGHQPLVVQNLHSVFCTLTEIPNNISLAFIPKLLELLSTKILFPKEQHFVVVTLYVITQKCKVKDDWNLDIIEKLSSGISSFVNNNHSATAIYAYGIFANLVSTEHANKIFTSIGLTSVPEEILTSAEMTMDDSLKEGLRHLQKYLIQPSAASEESISAVLDDLSTTSVQETAANDLQPGITTFRKEQKWVQISEKWSEKLEKLSKTENVVKVGNIIFVNNEEFCIAKGSSGTEVFLGLREDGTEVAVKRMSRSNYQVLKNEESFLRLPKLDHPFIVRYIDFAEDENFGYLALQLCECTLEEFLKPDLTEKVKRNLVKEVLSSLSVLHSQTPQILHRDIKPQNVLLDVCGKARLADFGISRRLPIGQTSFFTGGAGTKCWMASENIDEDVDVPCKMSADIQVAGMLTYYILSGGHHPFGSGCRCESNILDGLYSLEHVQDSIAEDLVKWMINKNPKERPTVQQCLAHPFFWLKSKKIRYLKNIGNVEEVKNYSKTEKCLLDELDRDVGEASWKDWKQKFPREMVKKLDGKGTCSENTAGLLRFIRNLHQHPPEEAEHIDLMATFPDLFGGVYVFAKNKGWNSRVSLRRMFQEEEEDVTSGGVMNALSLEDRAPGFSVPVQESGGPPHSVTVIP encoded by the exons ATGAGTTTCATGCAGATCCAGTTATTACAGCAAGAGACGCTCATCATCAATGAAACGCACCCAATAATTCAGTGTATAATTAGCAACAATCACAATAAGCTCAAACTACTGCTAAAGGAACATGACATTAATGGACTTTATCCATGCAAGGAGCTAAACGATGAGGTCTCCCCTTTGATTGctgctgttgcatttcaaaaGGAGGGCATTTTTTCCGTTCTCCTGCATGAAGCTGCAGACCCAAACACATGTTCACGCAATTGTTGGAAACCTTTGCATTTTGCTTCATTAGGCAAAGTTCAAATTTCTTTTGTGCATAAATTGCTGGCAGCTAAAGCTGAACCAAATGATGACATGAATAATCAATTAAAAATGACCACACTGCAAGCAGCTGTTCACCATGACAGAGGTGATGTTGCAGAAGCATTGATCGGCGCAGGTGCGGTTGTTTCAACGTTTCCTATAAAGAGTCCTGATTGTGATACTTTCAATGACAAGTTGTCTAATATGATACATCGTTTAGCCTCGAATAGTGTCCAAATCTGTTCAGAAATTAAATATTTTGTTGATCTGGACATTGCAGTCAGACGAAAGAGTCCGGAAGAGGTTTTCCAgttgtttgatcatgttatgcTGCTTAAGCATCCTCAGACACATATTAGCGTTATTGATGTTGTGTTAAGTGTCACTGGACTAGGGAAGGCAGAATACCAAAGTAAAGCTATTCAGTGGCTGAGGGACAACAATAAGATAAACCAATACATTGAGGAGGCTGTGAAACACTTTCCAAACCTTTTAAAAGGACATCAGCCTTTGGTTGTTCAGAATCTACATTCTGTCTTTTGCACTTTGACAGAGATACCAAATAACATATCACTGGCTTTCATACCTAAATTACTTGAGCTGCTTTCCACAAAAATTTTGTTTCCGAAAGAACAGCATTTTGTTGTGGTCACACTCTATGTGATTACACAAAAATGCAAAGTTAAAGATGACTGGAATTTGGATATCATTGAGAAATTAAGCTCAGGAATTTCTTCCTTTGTCAACAATAATCACTCAGCAACTGCAATCTATGCCTATGGCATTTTTGCAAATCTTGTTTCAACTGAACACGCCAACAAAATCTTTACATCGATTGGGTTAACTTCTGTGCCTGAAGAGATTCTTACATCTGCAGAAATGACGATGGATGACAGTCTCAAAGAAGGTCTAAGGCATCTGCAGAAATATTTAATTCAACCAAGCGCAGCATCTGAAGAGTCCATATCAGCTGTTTTAGATGACCTCTCCACAACTTCTGTCCAGGAAACTGCTGCGAATGATCTCCAACCTGGCATCACCACATTTAGAAAAGAGCAGAAGTGGGTTCAAATAAGTGAGAAATGGAGTGAAAAATTAGAGAAGCTTTCAAAAACAGAGAATGTTGTCAAAGTTGGAAACATCATTTTtgtgaacaatgaagaattttGCATAGCAAAGGGGAGCAGTGGAACTGAGGTCTTCCTTGGCCTCAGAGAGGATGGCACTGAGGTGGCAGTGAAGAGAATGTCTAGGTCGAACTACCAAGTGCTGAAGAACGAGGAATCATTCCTACGACTTCCAAAGCTTGATCATCCATTCATTGTGAGATACATAGACTTTGCCGAAGATGAGAACTTTGGTTACCTTGCACTTCAACTATGTGAGTGCACGCTGGAAGAATTCCTAAAACCTGATTTGACTGAAAAAGTGAAGAGAAATCTTGTTAAGGAGGTTTTATCTAGCTTGAGTGTGCTACATAGTCAGACTCCTCAAATCCTCCATCGGGATATTAAACCACAGAACGTCTTGTTAg ATGTTTGTGGCAAGGCACGTTTGGCTGATTTTGGCATAAGCAGAAGATTGCCCATTGGACAGACTTCCTTCTTCACAGGAGGTGCTGGAACAAAGTGCTGGATGGCCAGTGAGAATATAGATGAGGATGTTGATGTACCATGCAAGATGAGCGCTGACATACAG GTGGCAGGGATGTTGACATACTACATCCTATCTGGAGGACATCATCCTTTTGGCAGCGGCTGTAGATGTGAGAGCAACATTCTTGATGGTTTGTACAGTCTTGAACATGTCCAGGATTCGATCGCAGAGGATCTTGTGAAGTGGATGATCAACAAAAATCCAAAAGAAAGGCCTACAGTGCAGCAATGCCTGGCCCATCCCTTCTTCTGGCTGAAGTCAAA AAAAATTAGATACTTAAAAAATATCGGTAATGTGGAGGAGGTGAAAAACTACAGCAAGACGGAGAAATGCCTCCTGGATGAACTGGATCGGGATGTAGGGGAGGCAAGCTGGAAGGACTGGAAACAAAag TTCCCCAGGGAGATGGTGAAGAAATTGGACGGCAAAGGGACATGTTCTGAGAACACTGCAGGATTACTTCGCTTCATACGCAACCTCCATCAACATCC CCCTGAGGAAGCAGAGCACATTGATTTGATGGCCACATTTCCTGATCTCTTCGGAGGTGTCTACGTTTTTGCCAAAAACAAAGGTTGGAACAGCAGGGTCAGCCTGAGAAGGATGtttcaagaggaggaggaggacgtcacATCCGGTGGTGTGATGAACGCACTCAGCCTGGAGGACCGGGCTCCAGGCTTCTCTGTGCCTGTCCAGGAGTCAGGAGGACCCCCCCATTCAGTCACCGTCATACCATGA
- the LOC132445502 gene encoding uncharacterized protein LOC132445502 isoform X2 has product MSFMQIQLLQQETLIINETHPIIQCIISNNHNKLKLLLKEHDINGLYPCKELNDEVSPLIAAVAFQKEGIFSVLLHEAADPNTCSRNCWKPLHFASLGKVQISFVHKLLAAKAEPNDDMNNQLKMTTLQAAVHHDRGDVAEALIGAGAVVSTFPIKSPDCDTFNDKLSNMIHRLASNSVQICSEIKYFVDLDIAVRRKSPEEVFQLFDHVMLLKHPQTHISVIDVVLSVTGLGKAEYQSKAIQWLRDNNKINQYIEEAVKHFPNLLKGHQPLVVQNLHSVFCTLTEIPNNISLAFIPKLLELLSTKILFPKEQHFVVVTLYVITQKCKVKDDWNLDIIEKLSSGISSFVNNNHSATAIYAYGIFANLVSTEHANKIFTSIGLTSVPEEILTSAEMTMDDSLKEGLRHLQKYLIQPSAASEESISAVLDDLSTTSVQETAANDLQPGITTFRKEQKWVQISEKWSEKLEKLSKTENVVKVGNIIFVNNEEFCIAKGSSGTEVFLGLREDGTEVAVKRMSRSNYQVLKNEESFLRLPKLDHPFIVRYIDFAEDENFGYLALQLCECTLEEFLKPDLTEKVKRNLVKEVLSSLSVLHSQTPQILHRDIKPQNVLLDVCGKARLADFGISRRLPIGQTSLRTRGAGTKCWMARENIDEDVDVPCKMSADIQVAGMLTYYILSGGHHPFGRGCKCESNIFDGLYSLEHVQDSITEDLVKWMINKNPKERPTVQQCLAHPFFWSTARKIDYLKSIGNEEEVRNYKATDKRLLDELDRDVGEASWKDWKHKFPPELVQKMDGKGKYSENTAGLIRFIRNLLEHYPEEAEHIDLMATFPDLFGGVYVFAKNKGWNSRVSLRRMFQEEEEDVTSGGVMNALSLEDRAPGFSVPVQESGGPPHSVTVIP; this is encoded by the exons ATGAGTTTCATGCAGATCCAGTTATTACAGCAAGAGACGCTCATCATCAATGAAACGCACCCAATAATTCAGTGTATAATTAGCAACAATCACAATAAGCTCAAACTACTGCTAAAGGAACATGACATTAATGGACTTTATCCATGCAAGGAGCTAAACGATGAGGTCTCCCCTTTGATTGctgctgttgcatttcaaaaGGAGGGCATTTTTTCCGTTCTCCTGCATGAAGCTGCAGACCCAAACACATGTTCACGCAATTGTTGGAAACCTTTGCATTTTGCTTCATTAGGCAAAGTTCAAATTTCTTTTGTGCATAAATTGCTGGCAGCTAAAGCTGAACCAAATGATGACATGAATAATCAATTAAAAATGACCACACTGCAAGCAGCTGTTCACCATGACAGAGGTGATGTTGCAGAAGCATTGATCGGCGCAGGTGCGGTTGTTTCAACGTTTCCTATAAAGAGTCCTGATTGTGATACTTTCAATGACAAGTTGTCTAATATGATACATCGTTTAGCCTCGAATAGTGTCCAAATCTGTTCAGAAATTAAATATTTTGTTGATCTGGACATTGCAGTCAGACGAAAGAGTCCGGAAGAGGTTTTCCAgttgtttgatcatgttatgcTGCTTAAGCATCCTCAGACACATATTAGCGTTATTGATGTTGTGTTAAGTGTCACTGGACTAGGGAAGGCAGAATACCAAAGTAAAGCTATTCAGTGGCTGAGGGACAACAATAAGATAAACCAATACATTGAGGAGGCTGTGAAACACTTTCCAAACCTTTTAAAAGGACATCAGCCTTTGGTTGTTCAGAATCTACATTCTGTCTTTTGCACTTTGACAGAGATACCAAATAACATATCACTGGCTTTCATACCTAAATTACTTGAGCTGCTTTCCACAAAAATTTTGTTTCCGAAAGAACAGCATTTTGTTGTGGTCACACTCTATGTGATTACACAAAAATGCAAAGTTAAAGATGACTGGAATTTGGATATCATTGAGAAATTAAGCTCAGGAATTTCTTCCTTTGTCAACAATAATCACTCAGCAACTGCAATCTATGCCTATGGCATTTTTGCAAATCTTGTTTCAACTGAACACGCCAACAAAATCTTTACATCGATTGGGTTAACTTCTGTGCCTGAAGAGATTCTTACATCTGCAGAAATGACGATGGATGACAGTCTCAAAGAAGGTCTAAGGCATCTGCAGAAATATTTAATTCAACCAAGCGCAGCATCTGAAGAGTCCATATCAGCTGTTTTAGATGACCTCTCCACAACTTCTGTCCAGGAAACTGCTGCGAATGATCTCCAACCTGGCATCACCACATTTAGAAAAGAGCAGAAGTGGGTTCAAATAAGTGAGAAATGGAGTGAAAAATTAGAGAAGCTTTCAAAAACAGAGAATGTTGTCAAAGTTGGAAACATCATTTTtgtgaacaatgaagaattttGCATAGCAAAGGGGAGCAGTGGAACTGAGGTCTTCCTTGGCCTCAGAGAGGATGGCACTGAGGTGGCAGTGAAGAGAATGTCTAGGTCGAACTACCAAGTGCTGAAGAACGAGGAATCATTCCTACGACTTCCAAAGCTTGATCATCCATTCATTGTGAGATACATAGACTTTGCCGAAGATGAGAACTTTGGTTACCTTGCACTTCAACTATGTGAGTGCACGCTGGAAGAATTCCTAAAACCTGATTTGACTGAAAAAGTGAAGAGAAATCTTGTTAAGGAGGTTTTATCTAGCTTGAGTGTGCTACATAGTCAGACTCCTCAAATCCTCCATCGGGATATTAAACCACAGAACGTCTTGTTAg ATGTTTGTGGTAAGGCACGTTTGGCTGATTTTGGCATAAGCAGAAGATTGCCCATTGGTCAGACTTCCTTGCGCACAAGAGGTGCTGGAACAAAGTGCTGGATGGCCAGAGAGAATATAGATGAGGATGTTGATGTACCATGCAAGATGAGCGCTGACATACAG GTGGCAGGGATGTTGACATACTACATCCTATCTGGAGGACATCATCCTTTTGGCAGAGGCTGTAAATGTGAGAGCAACATTTTTGATGGTTTGTACAGTCTTGAACATGTCCAGGATTCGATCACAGAGGATCTTGTGAAGTGGATGATCAACAAAAATCCAAAAGAAAGGCCTACAGTGCAGCAATGCCTGGCCCATCCCTTCTTCTGGTCGACTGCAAG AAAAATAGATTACCTAAAAAGTATCGGCAATGAAGAGGAGGTGAGAAACTACAAAGCGACGGACAAACGCCTCCTGGATGAACTGGATCGGGATGTAGGGGAGGCAAGCTGGAAGGACTGGAAACACAAG TTTCCCCCGGAGTTGGTTCAGAAGATGGACGGCAAAGGGAAGTATTCTGAAAACACTGCAGGATTAATTCGCTTCATACGCAACCTCCTTGAACACTA CCCTGAGGAAGCAGAGCACATTGATTTGATGGCCACATTTCCTGATCTCTTCGGAGGTGTCTACGTTTTTGCCAAAAACAAAGGTTGGAACAGCAGGGTCAGCCTGAGAAGGATGtttcaagaggaggaggaggacgtcacATCCGGTGGTGTGATGAACGCACTCAGCCTGGAGGACCGGGCTCCAGGCTTCTCTGTGCCTGTCCAGGAGTCAGGAGGACCCCCCCATTCAGTCACCGTCATACCATGA
- the LOC132445502 gene encoding uncharacterized protein LOC132445502 isoform X3 — MSFMQIQLLQQETLIINETHPIIQCIISNNHNKLKLLLKEHDINGLYPCKELNDEVSPLIAAVAFQKEGIFSVLLHEAADPNTCSRNCWKPLHFASLGKVQISFVHKLLAAKAEPNDDMNNQLKMTTLQAAVHHDRGDVAEALIGAGAVVSTFPIKSPDCDTFNDKLSNMIHRLASNSVQICSEIKYFVDLDIAVRRKSPEEVFQLFDHVMLLKHPQTHISVIDVVLSVTGLGKAEYQSKAIQWLRDNNKINQYIEEAVKHFPNLLKGHQPLVVQNLHSVFCTLTEIPNNISLAFIPKLLELLSTKILFPKEQHFVVVTLYVITQKCKVKDDWNLDIIEKLSSGISSFVNNNHSATAIYAYGIFANLVSTEHANKIFTSIGLTSVPEEILTSAEMTMDDSLKEGLRHLQKYLIQPSAASEESISAVLDDLSTTSVQETAANDLQPGITTFRKEQKWVQISEKWSEKLEKLSKTENVVKVGNIIFVNNEEFCIAKGSSGTEVFLGLREDGTEVAVKRMSRSNYQVLKNEESFLRLPKLDHPFIVRYIDFAEDENFGYLALQLCECTLEEFLKPDLTEKVKRNLVKEVLSSLSVLHSQTPQILHRDIKPQNVLLDVCGKARLADFGISRRLPIGQTSFFTGGAGTKCWMASENIDEDVDVPCKMSADIQVAGMLTYYILSGGHHPFGSGCRCESNILDGLYSLEHVQDSIAEDLVKWMINKNPKERPTVQQCLAHPFFWLKSKKIDYLKSIGNEEEVRNYKATDKRLLDELDRDVGEASWKDWKHKFPPELVQKMDGKGKYSENTAGLIRFIRNLLEHYPEEAEHIDLMATFPDLFGGVYVFAKNKGWNSRVSLRRMFQEEEEDVTSGGVMNALSLEDRAPGFSVPVQESGGPPHSVTVIP; from the exons ATGAGTTTCATGCAGATCCAGTTATTACAGCAAGAGACGCTCATCATCAATGAAACGCACCCAATAATTCAGTGTATAATTAGCAACAATCACAATAAGCTCAAACTACTGCTAAAGGAACATGACATTAATGGACTTTATCCATGCAAGGAGCTAAACGATGAGGTCTCCCCTTTGATTGctgctgttgcatttcaaaaGGAGGGCATTTTTTCCGTTCTCCTGCATGAAGCTGCAGACCCAAACACATGTTCACGCAATTGTTGGAAACCTTTGCATTTTGCTTCATTAGGCAAAGTTCAAATTTCTTTTGTGCATAAATTGCTGGCAGCTAAAGCTGAACCAAATGATGACATGAATAATCAATTAAAAATGACCACACTGCAAGCAGCTGTTCACCATGACAGAGGTGATGTTGCAGAAGCATTGATCGGCGCAGGTGCGGTTGTTTCAACGTTTCCTATAAAGAGTCCTGATTGTGATACTTTCAATGACAAGTTGTCTAATATGATACATCGTTTAGCCTCGAATAGTGTCCAAATCTGTTCAGAAATTAAATATTTTGTTGATCTGGACATTGCAGTCAGACGAAAGAGTCCGGAAGAGGTTTTCCAgttgtttgatcatgttatgcTGCTTAAGCATCCTCAGACACATATTAGCGTTATTGATGTTGTGTTAAGTGTCACTGGACTAGGGAAGGCAGAATACCAAAGTAAAGCTATTCAGTGGCTGAGGGACAACAATAAGATAAACCAATACATTGAGGAGGCTGTGAAACACTTTCCAAACCTTTTAAAAGGACATCAGCCTTTGGTTGTTCAGAATCTACATTCTGTCTTTTGCACTTTGACAGAGATACCAAATAACATATCACTGGCTTTCATACCTAAATTACTTGAGCTGCTTTCCACAAAAATTTTGTTTCCGAAAGAACAGCATTTTGTTGTGGTCACACTCTATGTGATTACACAAAAATGCAAAGTTAAAGATGACTGGAATTTGGATATCATTGAGAAATTAAGCTCAGGAATTTCTTCCTTTGTCAACAATAATCACTCAGCAACTGCAATCTATGCCTATGGCATTTTTGCAAATCTTGTTTCAACTGAACACGCCAACAAAATCTTTACATCGATTGGGTTAACTTCTGTGCCTGAAGAGATTCTTACATCTGCAGAAATGACGATGGATGACAGTCTCAAAGAAGGTCTAAGGCATCTGCAGAAATATTTAATTCAACCAAGCGCAGCATCTGAAGAGTCCATATCAGCTGTTTTAGATGACCTCTCCACAACTTCTGTCCAGGAAACTGCTGCGAATGATCTCCAACCTGGCATCACCACATTTAGAAAAGAGCAGAAGTGGGTTCAAATAAGTGAGAAATGGAGTGAAAAATTAGAGAAGCTTTCAAAAACAGAGAATGTTGTCAAAGTTGGAAACATCATTTTtgtgaacaatgaagaattttGCATAGCAAAGGGGAGCAGTGGAACTGAGGTCTTCCTTGGCCTCAGAGAGGATGGCACTGAGGTGGCAGTGAAGAGAATGTCTAGGTCGAACTACCAAGTGCTGAAGAACGAGGAATCATTCCTACGACTTCCAAAGCTTGATCATCCATTCATTGTGAGATACATAGACTTTGCCGAAGATGAGAACTTTGGTTACCTTGCACTTCAACTATGTGAGTGCACGCTGGAAGAATTCCTAAAACCTGATTTGACTGAAAAAGTGAAGAGAAATCTTGTTAAGGAGGTTTTATCTAGCTTGAGTGTGCTACATAGTCAGACTCCTCAAATCCTCCATCGGGATATTAAACCACAGAACGTCTTGTTAg ATGTTTGTGGCAAGGCACGTTTGGCTGATTTTGGCATAAGCAGAAGATTGCCCATTGGACAGACTTCCTTCTTCACAGGAGGTGCTGGAACAAAGTGCTGGATGGCCAGTGAGAATATAGATGAGGATGTTGATGTACCATGCAAGATGAGCGCTGACATACAG GTGGCAGGGATGTTGACATACTACATCCTATCTGGAGGACATCATCCTTTTGGCAGCGGCTGTAGATGTGAGAGCAACATTCTTGATGGTTTGTACAGTCTTGAACATGTCCAGGATTCGATCGCAGAGGATCTTGTGAAGTGGATGATCAACAAAAATCCAAAAGAAAGGCCTACAGTGCAGCAATGCCTGGCCCATCCCTTCTTCTGGCTGAAGTCAAA AAAAATAGATTACCTAAAAAGTATCGGCAATGAAGAGGAGGTGAGAAACTACAAAGCGACGGACAAACGCCTCCTGGATGAACTGGATCGGGATGTAGGGGAGGCAAGCTGGAAGGACTGGAAACACAAG TTTCCCCCGGAGTTGGTTCAGAAGATGGACGGCAAAGGGAAGTATTCTGAAAACACTGCAGGATTAATTCGCTTCATACGCAACCTCCTTGAACACTA CCCTGAGGAAGCAGAGCACATTGATTTGATGGCCACATTTCCTGATCTCTTCGGAGGTGTCTACGTTTTTGCCAAAAACAAAGGTTGGAACAGCAGGGTCAGCCTGAGAAGGATGtttcaagaggaggaggaggacgtcacATCCGGTGGTGTGATGAACGCACTCAGCCTGGAGGACCGGGCTCCAGGCTTCTCTGTGCCTGTCCAGGAGTCAGGAGGACCCCCCCATTCAGTCACCGTCATACCATGA
- the LOC132445502 gene encoding uncharacterized protein LOC132445502 isoform X4 gives MSFMQIQLLQQETLIINETHPIIQCIISNNHNKLKLLLKEHDINGLYPCKELNDEVSPLIAAVAFQKEGIFSVLLHEAADPNTCSRNCWKPLHFASLGKVQISFVHKLLAAKAEPNDDMNNQLKMTTLQAAVHHDRGDVAEALIGAGAVVSTFPIKSPDCDTFNDKLSNMIHRLASNSVQICSEIKYFVDLDIAVRRKSPEEVFQLFDHVMLLKHPQTHISVIDVVLSVTGLGKAEYQSKAIQWLRDNNKINQYIEEAVKHFPNLLKGHQPLVVQNLHSVFCTLTEIPNNISLAFIPKLLELLSTKILFPKEQHFVVVTLYVITQKCKVKDDWNLDIIEKLSSGISSFVNNNHSATAIYAYGIFANLVSTEHANKIFTSIGLTSVPEEILTSAEMTMDDSLKEGLRHLQKYLIQPSAASEESISAVLDDLSTTSVQETAANDLQPGITTFRKEQKWVQISEKWSEKLEKLSKTENVVKVGNIIFVNNEEFCIAKGSSGTEVFLGLREDGTEVAVKRMSRSNYQVLKNEESFLRLPKLDHPFIVRYIDFAEDENFGYLALQLCECTLEEFLKPDLTEKVKRNLVKEVLSSLSVLHSQTPQILHRDIKPQNVLLDVCGKARLADFGISRRLPIGQTSFFTGGAGTKCWMASENIDEDVDVPCKMSADIQVAGMLTYYILSGGHHPFGSGCRCESNILDGLYSLEHVQDSIAEDLVKWMINKNPKERPTVQQCLAHPFFWLKSKKIRYLKNIGNVEEVKNYSKTEKCLLDELDRDVGEASWKDWKQKFPPELVQKMDGKGKYSENTAGLIRFIRNLLEHYPEEAEHIDLMATFPDLFGGVYVFAKNKGWNSRVSLRRMFQEEEEDVTSGGVMNALSLEDRAPGFSVPVQESGGPPHSVTVIP, from the exons ATGAGTTTCATGCAGATCCAGTTATTACAGCAAGAGACGCTCATCATCAATGAAACGCACCCAATAATTCAGTGTATAATTAGCAACAATCACAATAAGCTCAAACTACTGCTAAAGGAACATGACATTAATGGACTTTATCCATGCAAGGAGCTAAACGATGAGGTCTCCCCTTTGATTGctgctgttgcatttcaaaaGGAGGGCATTTTTTCCGTTCTCCTGCATGAAGCTGCAGACCCAAACACATGTTCACGCAATTGTTGGAAACCTTTGCATTTTGCTTCATTAGGCAAAGTTCAAATTTCTTTTGTGCATAAATTGCTGGCAGCTAAAGCTGAACCAAATGATGACATGAATAATCAATTAAAAATGACCACACTGCAAGCAGCTGTTCACCATGACAGAGGTGATGTTGCAGAAGCATTGATCGGCGCAGGTGCGGTTGTTTCAACGTTTCCTATAAAGAGTCCTGATTGTGATACTTTCAATGACAAGTTGTCTAATATGATACATCGTTTAGCCTCGAATAGTGTCCAAATCTGTTCAGAAATTAAATATTTTGTTGATCTGGACATTGCAGTCAGACGAAAGAGTCCGGAAGAGGTTTTCCAgttgtttgatcatgttatgcTGCTTAAGCATCCTCAGACACATATTAGCGTTATTGATGTTGTGTTAAGTGTCACTGGACTAGGGAAGGCAGAATACCAAAGTAAAGCTATTCAGTGGCTGAGGGACAACAATAAGATAAACCAATACATTGAGGAGGCTGTGAAACACTTTCCAAACCTTTTAAAAGGACATCAGCCTTTGGTTGTTCAGAATCTACATTCTGTCTTTTGCACTTTGACAGAGATACCAAATAACATATCACTGGCTTTCATACCTAAATTACTTGAGCTGCTTTCCACAAAAATTTTGTTTCCGAAAGAACAGCATTTTGTTGTGGTCACACTCTATGTGATTACACAAAAATGCAAAGTTAAAGATGACTGGAATTTGGATATCATTGAGAAATTAAGCTCAGGAATTTCTTCCTTTGTCAACAATAATCACTCAGCAACTGCAATCTATGCCTATGGCATTTTTGCAAATCTTGTTTCAACTGAACACGCCAACAAAATCTTTACATCGATTGGGTTAACTTCTGTGCCTGAAGAGATTCTTACATCTGCAGAAATGACGATGGATGACAGTCTCAAAGAAGGTCTAAGGCATCTGCAGAAATATTTAATTCAACCAAGCGCAGCATCTGAAGAGTCCATATCAGCTGTTTTAGATGACCTCTCCACAACTTCTGTCCAGGAAACTGCTGCGAATGATCTCCAACCTGGCATCACCACATTTAGAAAAGAGCAGAAGTGGGTTCAAATAAGTGAGAAATGGAGTGAAAAATTAGAGAAGCTTTCAAAAACAGAGAATGTTGTCAAAGTTGGAAACATCATTTTtgtgaacaatgaagaattttGCATAGCAAAGGGGAGCAGTGGAACTGAGGTCTTCCTTGGCCTCAGAGAGGATGGCACTGAGGTGGCAGTGAAGAGAATGTCTAGGTCGAACTACCAAGTGCTGAAGAACGAGGAATCATTCCTACGACTTCCAAAGCTTGATCATCCATTCATTGTGAGATACATAGACTTTGCCGAAGATGAGAACTTTGGTTACCTTGCACTTCAACTATGTGAGTGCACGCTGGAAGAATTCCTAAAACCTGATTTGACTGAAAAAGTGAAGAGAAATCTTGTTAAGGAGGTTTTATCTAGCTTGAGTGTGCTACATAGTCAGACTCCTCAAATCCTCCATCGGGATATTAAACCACAGAACGTCTTGTTAg ATGTTTGTGGCAAGGCACGTTTGGCTGATTTTGGCATAAGCAGAAGATTGCCCATTGGACAGACTTCCTTCTTCACAGGAGGTGCTGGAACAAAGTGCTGGATGGCCAGTGAGAATATAGATGAGGATGTTGATGTACCATGCAAGATGAGCGCTGACATACAG GTGGCAGGGATGTTGACATACTACATCCTATCTGGAGGACATCATCCTTTTGGCAGCGGCTGTAGATGTGAGAGCAACATTCTTGATGGTTTGTACAGTCTTGAACATGTCCAGGATTCGATCGCAGAGGATCTTGTGAAGTGGATGATCAACAAAAATCCAAAAGAAAGGCCTACAGTGCAGCAATGCCTGGCCCATCCCTTCTTCTGGCTGAAGTCAAA AAAAATTAGATACTTAAAAAATATCGGTAATGTGGAGGAGGTGAAAAACTACAGCAAGACGGAGAAATGCCTCCTGGATGAACTGGATCGGGATGTAGGGGAGGCAAGCTGGAAGGACTGGAAACAAAag TTTCCCCCGGAGTTGGTTCAGAAGATGGACGGCAAAGGGAAGTATTCTGAAAACACTGCAGGATTAATTCGCTTCATACGCAACCTCCTTGAACACTA CCCTGAGGAAGCAGAGCACATTGATTTGATGGCCACATTTCCTGATCTCTTCGGAGGTGTCTACGTTTTTGCCAAAAACAAAGGTTGGAACAGCAGGGTCAGCCTGAGAAGGATGtttcaagaggaggaggaggacgtcacATCCGGTGGTGTGATGAACGCACTCAGCCTGGAGGACCGGGCTCCAGGCTTCTCTGTGCCTGTCCAGGAGTCAGGAGGACCCCCCCATTCAGTCACCGTCATACCATGA